In Streptomyces chartreusis NRRL 3882, the following are encoded in one genomic region:
- a CDS encoding thioredoxin domain-containing protein — translation MSEKNREGKRTAREKLAVEREKQKASDKRRRALIVGGAVVAVLGLAAVIGVVAANAGKDDDSEAAGPVVAPSGAQGKDGLAIPVGKDSAKSTLTVWEDFRCPACKAFETAYRPVIHELTNAGQLKTEYHLVTLIDGNMSGTGSRNAANAAACAQDAGKFPEYHDVLFDNQPPEVDDAYARNAKLIELAGKVDGLDTPAFRKCVEDGTHNAWVAKSHQAFNKGGFSGTPTVLFDGKNIYQDRTMTPAKLKQMVQEQNKG, via the coding sequence GTGAGCGAGAAGAACCGTGAGGGAAAGCGCACCGCCCGGGAGAAGCTGGCGGTGGAGCGCGAGAAGCAGAAGGCCTCGGACAAGCGCAGGCGCGCGCTGATCGTGGGCGGTGCCGTCGTGGCCGTCCTGGGGCTCGCGGCGGTGATCGGCGTCGTCGCGGCCAACGCCGGGAAGGACGACGACAGCGAGGCGGCGGGCCCGGTCGTGGCGCCGTCGGGAGCACAGGGCAAGGACGGCCTGGCCATCCCGGTCGGCAAGGACAGCGCCAAGTCCACGCTCACGGTGTGGGAGGACTTCCGCTGCCCCGCCTGCAAGGCCTTCGAGACGGCGTACCGGCCGGTGATCCACGAGTTGACGAACGCCGGCCAGCTGAAGACCGAGTACCACCTCGTGACCCTCATCGACGGCAACATGAGCGGCACCGGCTCCCGCAACGCGGCCAACGCCGCGGCCTGCGCCCAGGACGCCGGGAAGTTCCCCGAGTACCACGACGTGCTCTTCGACAACCAGCCCCCGGAGGTCGACGACGCCTACGCCAGGAACGCCAAGCTGATCGAGCTGGCCGGCAAGGTCGACGGCCTGGACACCCCCGCCTTCCGCAAGTGCGTCGAGGACGGCACGCACAACGCGTGGGTCGCCAAGTCCCACCAGGCGTTCAACAAGGGCGGCTTCTCGGGTACGCCGACCGTCCTGTTCGACGGCAAGAACATCTACCAGGACCGGACGATGACCCCGGCGAAGCTGAAGCAGATGGTGCAGGAGCAGAACAAGGGGTAA
- the lgt gene encoding prolipoprotein diacylglyceryl transferase — translation MELAFIPSPSRGVLYLGPIPLRGYAFCIIIGVFVAVWLGNKRWIARGGRAGTVADIAVWAVPFGLVGGRLYHVITDYELYFSEGRDWVDAFKIWEGGLGIWGAIALGALGAWIGCRRRGIPMPAYADAVAPGIALAQAIGRWGNWFNQELYGKPTDLPWALEITSSADGRVPGTYHPTFLYESLWCIGVALLVIWADRRFRLGHGRAFALYVAAYCTGRAWIEYMRVDDAHHILGLRLNVWTAMLVFLLAVTYLVVSSKKRPGREEVVEPAAADGAAEADGEAGDEGEDGEAEGKDGDAEDEAKNEAGSAKKT, via the coding sequence ATGGAACTTGCCTTCATTCCCAGCCCGTCACGCGGGGTGCTGTACCTCGGCCCCATTCCGCTGCGCGGCTACGCGTTCTGCATCATCATCGGCGTCTTCGTTGCCGTCTGGCTCGGCAACAAGCGCTGGATCGCCCGGGGCGGGCGGGCCGGCACGGTGGCCGACATCGCGGTCTGGGCCGTGCCGTTCGGCCTCGTGGGCGGCCGGCTCTACCACGTGATCACGGACTACGAGCTGTACTTCAGCGAGGGCCGTGACTGGGTGGACGCCTTCAAGATCTGGGAGGGCGGCCTCGGCATCTGGGGCGCGATCGCGCTGGGCGCGCTGGGCGCCTGGATCGGCTGCCGGCGCCGGGGCATCCCGATGCCGGCGTACGCCGACGCCGTCGCGCCCGGCATCGCCCTCGCCCAGGCGATCGGCCGCTGGGGCAACTGGTTCAACCAGGAGCTGTACGGCAAGCCCACCGACCTGCCGTGGGCCCTGGAGATCACGTCCTCAGCGGACGGCCGGGTGCCGGGCACGTACCACCCGACGTTCCTGTACGAGTCCTTGTGGTGCATCGGCGTCGCGCTCCTGGTCATCTGGGCGGACCGCCGCTTCCGGCTGGGACACGGCCGGGCGTTCGCGCTGTACGTCGCGGCGTACTGCACGGGCCGGGCGTGGATCGAGTACATGCGGGTCGACGACGCCCACCACATCCTGGGCCTCCGGCTGAACGTGTGGACCGCGATGCTCGTGTTCCTGCTCGCGGTCACGTACCTCGTGGTGTCGTCGAAGAAGCGGCCCGGCCGGGAAGAGGTCGTGGAGCCCGCGGCCGCCGACGGTGCCGCCGAGGCGGACGGCGAGGCCGGCGACGAGGGCGAGGACGGCGAAGCCGAGGGCAAGGACGGCGACGCCGAAGACGAGGCCAAGAACGAGGCCGGGTCGGCGAAGAAGACCTGA
- the trpB gene encoding tryptophan synthase subunit beta — MPSQFFIPDPEGRTPNPEGYFGAFGGKFIPEALVAAVDEVAVEYDKAKHDPEFARELDDLLVNYTGRPSALTEVPRFAEHAGGARVFLKREDLNHTGSHKINNVLGQALLTKRMGKTRVIAETGAGQHGVATATACALFGLECTIYMGEIDTRRQALNVARMRMLGAEVIAVKSGSRTLKDAINEAFRDWVANVDHTHYLFGTVAGPHPFPAMVRDFHRVIGVETRRQLLERAGRLPDAAVACVGGGSNAIGLFHAFIPDESVRLIGCEPAGHGVDTGEHAATLTAGEPGILHGSRSYVLQDDEGQITEPYSISAGLDYPGIGPEHSYLKDSGRGEYRAVTDDAAMQALRLLSRTEGIIPAIESAHALAGALEVGKELGKDGLIVVNLSGRGDKDMDTAARYFGLYDTDAEVAADADTDTAEIEGDAK, encoded by the coding sequence ATGCCCAGTCAGTTCTTCATCCCCGACCCCGAGGGTCGAACCCCCAACCCCGAAGGCTACTTCGGCGCGTTCGGCGGCAAGTTCATCCCCGAGGCCCTCGTCGCCGCCGTCGACGAGGTCGCCGTCGAGTACGACAAGGCCAAGCACGACCCGGAGTTCGCCAGGGAACTCGACGACCTCCTGGTCAACTACACCGGCCGCCCGTCGGCGCTCACGGAGGTGCCCCGGTTCGCCGAGCACGCCGGTGGCGCCCGGGTCTTCCTCAAGCGCGAGGACCTCAACCACACCGGCTCCCACAAGATCAACAACGTCCTCGGCCAGGCCCTGCTCACCAAGCGCATGGGCAAGACCCGGGTCATCGCCGAGACGGGCGCCGGCCAGCACGGCGTGGCCACGGCCACGGCCTGCGCGCTCTTCGGCCTCGAGTGCACGATCTACATGGGTGAGATCGACACCCGGCGCCAGGCCCTCAACGTCGCCCGCATGCGCATGCTCGGCGCCGAGGTCATCGCCGTGAAGTCCGGCAGCCGCACGCTGAAGGACGCGATCAACGAGGCGTTCCGCGACTGGGTCGCCAACGTCGACCACACGCACTACCTCTTCGGCACGGTCGCCGGCCCCCACCCCTTCCCGGCCATGGTCCGCGACTTCCACCGGGTCATCGGCGTGGAGACCCGCCGCCAGCTCCTGGAGCGCGCGGGCCGGCTCCCCGACGCGGCCGTCGCCTGCGTCGGCGGCGGTTCCAACGCCATCGGCCTCTTCCACGCCTTCATCCCGGACGAGTCCGTCCGCCTCATCGGCTGCGAGCCGGCCGGCCACGGCGTCGACACCGGCGAGCACGCGGCGACCCTGACCGCGGGCGAGCCCGGCATCCTGCACGGCTCCCGCAGTTACGTCCTCCAGGACGACGAGGGGCAGATCACCGAGCCGTACTCGATCTCGGCCGGTCTGGACTACCCGGGCATCGGGCCCGAGCACTCCTACCTCAAGGACTCCGGCCGCGGTGAGTACCGCGCGGTCACCGACGACGCGGCCATGCAGGCCCTGCGCCTGCTGTCCCGCACCGAGGGCATCATCCCGGCCATCGAGAGCGCCCACGCGCTGGCCGGCGCCCTGGAGGTCGGCAAGGAGCTGGGCAAGGACGGGCTGATCGTGGTCAACCTGTCCGGCCGCGGCGACAAGGACATGGACACCGCCGCGCGCTACTTCGGCCTCTACGACACCGACGCCGAGGTCGCCGCCGACGCGGACACCGACACCGCCGAGATCGAGGGGGACGCCAAGTGA
- the trpM gene encoding tryptophan biosynthesis modulator TrpM — protein sequence MTLTMTTVDRYARLARGCRPRGCRAPARRVHGRRVRYVIGDEPGQVNGMRWQRRPVRGAGLCSMCGYRRAGATSH from the coding sequence ATGACTCTCACCATGACGACCGTGGACCGGTACGCCCGCCTCGCGCGCGGCTGCCGCCCCCGCGGCTGCCGTGCGCCCGCGCGCCGCGTACACGGCCGCCGCGTCCGGTACGTCATCGGTGACGAGCCGGGCCAGGTGAACGGCATGCGATGGCAGCGGCGCCCCGTCAGGGGCGCGGGACTCTGTTCAATGTGCGGCTACCGCCGCGCGGGCGCGACCAGCCACTGA
- the trpA gene encoding tryptophan synthase subunit alpha translates to MSGKIQLLTDTLAAAKSEGRSALIAYLPAGFPTVDGGIEAIKAALDGGADVVEVGLPHSDPVLDGPVIQTADDIALRGGVRIADVMRTVRETHAATGKPILVMTYWNPIDRYGVERFTAELAEAGGAGCILPDLPVQESALWREHAEKHGLATVFVVAPSSKDERLAQITAAGSGFVYAASLMGVTGTRESVSSQAEDLVERTRATGTDLPVCVGLGVSNATQAAEVAGFADGVIVGSAFVKAMLDAPDDAAGVEAVRTLAAGLAKGVRGQA, encoded by the coding sequence GTGAGCGGCAAGATCCAGCTGTTGACCGACACCCTCGCCGCGGCGAAGTCCGAGGGCCGGTCCGCCCTCATCGCCTACCTCCCGGCCGGGTTCCCGACCGTGGACGGCGGCATCGAGGCGATCAAGGCCGCCCTGGACGGCGGTGCCGACGTCGTCGAGGTCGGTCTGCCGCACAGCGACCCCGTCCTCGACGGGCCCGTCATCCAGACCGCCGACGACATCGCCCTGCGCGGCGGCGTGAGGATCGCCGACGTGATGCGCACGGTCCGCGAGACCCACGCGGCCACCGGCAAGCCGATCCTCGTCATGACGTACTGGAACCCCATCGACCGCTACGGCGTCGAGCGGTTCACCGCCGAGCTCGCCGAGGCGGGCGGCGCCGGGTGCATCCTGCCCGACCTGCCCGTGCAGGAGTCGGCGCTGTGGAGGGAGCACGCCGAGAAGCACGGTCTCGCCACCGTCTTCGTCGTCGCGCCCAGCAGCAAGGACGAGCGGCTCGCGCAGATCACCGCGGCGGGCAGCGGCTTCGTCTACGCCGCCTCCCTCATGGGCGTCACCGGCACCCGTGAGTCGGTCAGCTCGCAGGCCGAGGACCTGGTGGAACGCACCCGGGCCACCGGCACGGACCTGCCGGTCTGCGTCGGGCTCGGCGTCTCCAACGCCACCCAGGCCGCCGAGGTCGCCGGCTTCGCCGACGGCGTGATCGTCGGCTCGGCCTTCGTCAAGGCCATGCTCGACGCCCCGGACGACGCGGCCGGTGTCGAGGCCGTCCGCACCCTGGCGGCCGGCCTGGCGAAGGGCGTGCGCGGACAGGCGTAA